The region atcatccatcgatccatccatccatccagacaCACATATGAATTACTATATACcttaattatgttaattagtaGGACGAATTCCTACACTGTTCAAACACATATTAGTATTGACTAAAtatcactttactttcattttgcCCATAATTAGCGAAAATGATAGCaagtcaacaacaacaactatgaCGACGACTACGATGAGAAACGTATTTGTAATAGTTAGAATAATGTTAAATAACACTAAAactaatgaataaataatggacatttagaaattaaaaacaCCTTTTtcatgaacatctctgactctagtattctactagtagtagctaATGGGTCCGAGACTCCCAACTGCGAACTCACTGGCGGAAACTCACGAAAGTCTCCGAATGAAATAATAGATATGGCCTTGGGGAAGTTGGCGCGATTTCAGATTTATATGATTATATGCTGATAGTGCACATTATTAGACTGGAAGATTCGACGTTGAGGGCACTCTTTTTTCCCATTTAGCTCTACACTGGTAACGAATGACGAATAATTCAACCAACTAGCACAAGGCATGTTATGACATAGAGTCTATGAATGAGATTGAGGATCATTTTATATCCACTTACGGTAAGCTTGTCCAAGACTGCTAAACACATCGGTGCATGGTATGACTCCAAACCAGGACAACAAACTCAATACTGCTAACTGAATATTGCTGAATACCATGGATAATTGTATGGCCAGGTACTTGGACGTAATTTTGTACTCCTTGAGGGCTTCTTTGGACGACTGGTACACGATGGCCAGTGCTTGCATACCAGTACACGTTGATAGCAAAGTTATCAATGAAAGCCAGAAGTAAGGTTTGGATACAGAAAGCTGTAAGGAAGCCATTATATTTCGTTATTAGTGTCCGTGTAAACCTCGAAAAAGGACGAGTACTCATGATGTAgactttttttcaaatgtgataTTAATGGCATTAATACTAGATACATTAACTAAAAAGTATACGGCAGCACCACATGCAAAAGAATTAGCGACAGGTACTTGTATTAAAGAAACGACTGAAGATAAGGATTCGACGAAGATGTATTGTTAAACAGAAATTCTATAACAATTATGGCAAATAAACAAAGTCAGAAGCTTCACATCCCTTGAAACAATGCCCACACAATTTTGCTGAGGCTAGCTGTGAGAAAAAAGAGACCCGCTAACGTTGTATATTTCACATTGTGTCGAGTTCGtataactctatttcagagATGTCGCACGATGAAGGTTGGTGATAATGTCTTTTAGACGCCATGATAACACTAACATTGCCTTTGTTCCTTTTCGGGGTATGTCGACAGTGAATTTGAGAAACGACCGACAAGGTAATTCTAAAATGTTACTCAAAGATGTTCCAGAAATTGTTTATGTTACATATCTCTCAATAAGAACTGAGCGTCTACACTATTGTGATCAAGGCTAGTTCAAGTTATTTaacttgcaaaaaaaaatgatcattgACTTACATCGCCAGGAAGGTAACGGCCGTCTGCCCAGAGTACGGCAGATATGAACAGTGCAGCCGGGGATATCATGGCCACTTGTAGCACAGCTCTCCTCAACCACGGCTGGGTTTTACTAGTATGCGAGAAAAACATCACAGAAATATTAAGAagccattttgaaatttcataaGCACACCAGTCGCCATTCTTGAGTATACGCCGGTTAATCTGTTCCCATATACCAGTTACTACAGTAGACCTTTGTGAcaatctctgtctgtctgtctgtctgtctgtctgtctgtctgtctgtctgtctgtctgtctgtctgtctgtctgtctgattgtaCGTGTATTGTTTTCTCGAAAATGTTTTGGGATTTCATATTTAAAACACCAACCACATTTTAGGGGATATTTGCAGAAAGATGTTGGGTGGGGTAAAGGAATGTTTCGCCAGTTGGTTGCACTTTGAATGACACAACTTGTCTTACAGTCAAGGTGGCATCGAGTAATTCCCATTTTTTGAACTGGATTAGCCGCGCAAAATATCgaatgaaattaaaactgaacTTAGGGAAGATGAACATAGATATATCGAAGAAACTTACCGGGTTACCCGAATAGTTGGAAGGCAACGACAACAACACAAAGCTGGTGGTACATTGATCTTAACGTCCAAATCGTTCATTACTACTATCATAGCATTACGACCACCATAGTAATCGATTATCAGCAGTAGAAACTGGTAAATACATACGGAAAAATACCTGAAGAGAAAGTGGTTCAATATTCagaatttggaaaaaaaacacagtATGTGAAAAAACTTGACTGTATATGTTTGTGAAGTAATGAGCTGAAGATAAGGATTTAGTTTCTTGAATTCaattatattaaagtatattgaTGGTAACCTAAATTCAGTTTGTAACTTGACTCTAATTATGGAGCAGTCTTTGAATTCAGATGTAAACAGTTTTAATAGAGTTTGCTCTCACAATTTGAAGATGTCTATTACATTATCTTTTCTTCGAAAATCTGTTgcagatgaaaataaaatgagacTTACACGGATGCTGCAAACATTGTCAGTAACGTGGCACGTGGCATCATTAACCCAAGCAGTGACGTCATACTAAACATCTACAGAGTGATACAGAGAAAAGAACCAACACTACGTCACCAGTCTGATAGTCAAAATCATaagggaacgccactccaggaaatgaagatattttcataaattatgggttctggagttattacatgattttacatttcgcGCGATTTCAGAATTTGAACGTATCCCTCGTATGCTGAGTTTTGTTGTGAGCCACATTGCCTCATTAGAAATGCACATACAATAGATaaatgatgaatattcatgactcctaaatgcttattaccttcagtaAAAACGCAATGGATATTCATTGTTTCTCTGAAATAGCGCTTTATGTAgttgatgtcaaatcatgaaatgtcttCCCACGGAACCCAACGTTtctgaaaatacctttatttcctggagcgGCGTTCCCTGACAGTCATGAGAAGTGTGAAATTATACCGAGATCAAGAAATATCATTGACGGGAGCCGGGTGATCACATAATTTAGGATTGATATCCGAAAATTGACAGGAACGTTAGGAAGTTAGAATCCCATTCCTTTTACCTGACATGTCACCAGGGAAGATTGCACTGAAGAAAGTATCACAAATAGACGTTGGTGGCGTCCTCACACTCAATAATGGCTGTGGCGTAtcagagcgccaccaacggctaCATTCTACAGTCTTTCACTTACCGGGAAAATCCCCAATATCCATATATGCCTGTTTCTTCGTATTTTCACAGGAATTTTATTTCTCACATAATGAACAGACTCGAAAAACAACACGACGCTGAATATTGTCAATACAGGTGCTATACTATAAACAGCTAACCGTGAGTTGCTCACATCTGTTTGTTAGATAAAAAGAGAAAGTGGTGTTGGTGATGTTTTCAATTATATAATCGTACAATCTCAAGTCCGTAGAAATGGCAACTGAAGTCAGAAGAAAACGTTACATGTAACTATGGAGAACTTGTTTTGACAAAGGTAAATTCCAGCGGGAAATGTgtaatcttcatccatatgcaATTTGTATTTTCTCTATCAGTGACGTTGTAATCATTCTGATTCGCCCGTAGAGGGCGTCAAAGTTTTGATAATCATTTCATGGAATCCAACAAATATAGGATCGGTCGGGTCACTTGAAACATGGAAATAAAAATGGCCACTCTTAGAGAAATAACCTGGTCAATACTTATAAACTAAAAGAATAGCAAATTATACTGAGTTCCCTGTGAATGCATGAAAAAAACTTACCTTGATAGAGCTCATAAGAATATGGCAAATCAAGCTCATCAGTACAATTAGCTGCCATGGCAACAGTTATGGAAGGTTGATTTGCTTGAAAACTTGAACCTGGAGTTATAAGAAATTACGTatattattcaaaacattttagtTGTTGATACATTTATGTTAGTTATTGATACATTTATGTTAGTTGTTGGTACATTTATGCTAAGTGGTGGAAACATATTAATTCATGGCACATTCATTTCCGTTGGTGAAAAACAAGTAAGTTCTTAGTACATTTGTGTTATTTGTGAATGGATGGTTATAATAAAAAAGAAAGTCTGACACCGTCATCGCTATCGAAATAAAACCTGTATTTCAGACACAACACTGCCATTGGGCGTCTCGCCAAGGTGATCAAAATTTTCCGTGTAATCAGTGGAATTTCACCGAAATACTTTTCACTTCATGGTAATTTTAAGTTTCAACTC is a window of Glandiceps talaboti chromosome 5, keGlaTala1.1, whole genome shotgun sequence DNA encoding:
- the LOC144435364 gene encoding organic solute transporter subunit alpha-like, coding for MAANCTDELDLPYSYELYQDVSNSRLAVYSIAPVLTIFSVVLFFESVHYVRNKIPVKIRRNRHIWILGIFPMFSMTSLLGLMMPRATLLTMFAASVYFSVCIYQFLLLIIDYYGGRNAMIVVMNDLDVKINVPPALCCCRCLPTIRVTRKTQPWLRRAVLQVAMISPAALFISAVLWADGRYLPGDLSVSKPYFWLSLITLLSTCTGMQALAIVYQSSKEALKEYKITSKYLAIQLSMVFSNIQLAVLSLLSWFGVIPCTDVFSSLGQAYHIYNFLVVCEFFALGIFARAFFRSRKMGNLDQVLDPERTADLEVHVDADANGIAENPNTTEKTLTEKAEKISTITHTDEEKATDTCSDEEKQLKNGATIVNSAPGSPKPQSGIDNEGYITRLVTENPNLHFSVTSYV